TGGGACTGGGGTCCGACGGCGGTGGTCCTCATGCTGGAGTTCGGAAACCTGATGACGGAGCAGACGAGTCTCCACCTGGCACACAGCGTCGTCGTCATCACCTTCCTCCTCGAGCTCCTCCTGCTGGCCGCAGCGGCACTTGCGACACTCCCGCCCTGCTGCCCCACTGATTGGCGCAGTACCATGGCGCTTGGACACGAAGTTGCGTTCTTCCCCCTCGCGCTGATTGGGATGACGATCATCGGCGACCCCCGAGTCCATCTCTTCGTCGTCGTCGCTGCGCTGCTGTGCCTGCTTCCGGCGATCTTGAACGCAAGAGCAGAACCGGCCCCGATCCTGGCCCTTCTCGGGACTGTGCCGATTCTCATGGCCCCGGGCTCTGTTCACTCCCGCGGCGACGTCTGGTCTCTCATCATCTCCGTGGTGATCTCGGTGCTCATGGTCGTCGTGGCCGAAGGGCTCGGTGACCGAGTCACGCACAGCTCTCCGCCCCCAGCCTCGTATGCCGCGCTGTCGCACGTTCAAGCACGGGCGCTGGCCCTGCGAGCGGCTCTGGCGACAGTGGCCTTCAATATCGCAGTCGTCGTTCCGTTCCTGGGCTCCGGCCTCGTGGAGGGCTTCCGTGGTCCCTGGGCGGGCCTGCGCATGGTTCCGGGTCTGGTGACGATCGCACTCATCGCGCTGGGGGCGGTCTCCAGTGGCGCCACGCCTCTGCGAGTGCTCAGTGGACAGTGCCGAGGAGCCCGTTACCGGGTGGGTCCCCACGGCGAGGCTCTGCCCGATCCGACAGGGAGGCAGACGGGAGCACCGGCACCGTCCTGGATCATCTCGGGGATGGTGGCCGTGCTGGCACTGATGACGCTCTCGTGGGCTGAGGCCACCTCCAAGACGATATGGACGCTGCTGCTGGTCGCCGTCGCTCTGGGGCTGGGAGCCAGCGCCACGTGGCTCCTACTTCCCTGGCGACGGAGTGCTGAGGTGTGCCTGAGCCTTGCGATCGGCAACTCGTTGCTCATGTGGTTCTCAGTCATGGTGGCCACCGAGATCGGTCCGGGCTCAGTCCTCATGTCAGTGCTGGTGCTGCTGACTGGTGGGGCCTGCATCGTCCTCGGCTTCAGGACACGCCTGACGATCCTGCGCCACTACGGACTGACCCTGGTACTCCTGTCCGTGCTCAAGCTCGCTGTTGTGGACGTGGCCTCGCAGAACTCGATCATTCGAGTCATCTCGCTGGCGGCCGCGGGCGTCGTCTGCTTTGTTCTCTCCCTGCTCTACAACCGCTTCGCGCAGGAGCAGCGTCGCGAGAGCAACCAGGCCCCCATGGGGCCCGGAAGCATCTGAGAGCGGCGAGGACCGACGTCGAGCCGTCCGGCTAAGCCGGACCGAGGAGTCAGCCGCGGCCGGCCTCCAGCACCGGGGCCAAGAACTGACCGGTGTAGGACGCCTCGGTGGCCGCGACCTTCTCCGGGGTTCCGGCCACGACGACGGTTCCCCCGCCCTTGCCGCCCTCTGGGCCCATGTCGATGACCCAGTCGGCGTTGGCGATGACGTCGAGGTTGTGCTCGATGACGACCACGGAGTTGCCCTTGTCCACCAGTCCCTGAAGCACCCCAAGCAGCTTACGGATGTCCTCGAAGTGCAGCCCGGTGGTCGGTTCATCCAGGACGTAGATGGTGCGACCGGTGGAGCGGCGCTGCAGCTCGGTGGCGAGCTTGACGCGCTGGGCCTCACCGCCGGAAAGAGTGGTGGCTGACTGCCCCAGGCGCACGTACCCCAGTCCCACTTCGACCAGGGTGTTGAGGTGGCGGGAGATGACGGAGGAGGCGGAGAAGAACTCGGCCGCCTGGTGGATGGTCATGTCCAGGACGTCGGCGACCGTCTTGTCCTTGTAACGGATCTCCAGGGTCTCCCGGTTGTAGCGGGCGCCGTGGCAGACCTCGCAGGGGACGTAGACGTCGGGCAGGAAGTTCATCTCGATCTTGAGCGTGCCGTCGCCCTTGCAGGACTCGCAGCGTCCGCCCTTGACGTTGAAGGAGAAACGCCCGGGTCCGTAGCCGCGCACCTTCGACTCGGGCACGGCCGCGAAGATCTTGCGGATGTGGTCCCACACGCCGGTGTAGGTGGCGGGATTGGACCGAGGGGTACGTCCGATCGGCGACTGGTCCACGTGGACCACCTTGTCCAGGTGCTCCACGCCTCGCACCGTCTTGTGTCTGCCGGGTACGCCGCGGGCGCGGTTAAGGCGGTTGGCAAGCACCTGGTAGAGGATGGAGTTGACCAGGGAGGACTTCCCCGACCCGGATACACCCGTGACGGCGGTGAGCACGCCAAGCGGGAAGGAGACGGTGACGTCCTTGAGGTTGTTCTCCCGGGCTCCGACGACGGTGACCTCACGGTTCTTATCCCGCTTGCGCCGAGTAGCGGGGATCTCGATCTCACGCCGCCGTGCCAGGTAGTCACCGGTGATGGAACCCTCGGCTCCGGTCAGGCCCGCGACGTCGCCGGAGTAGACGACCTCACCGCCCAGCTCACCGGCTCCGGGCCCGATGTCGACGATCCAGTCGGCCGAGCGGATCGTGTCCTCGTCATGCTCGACGACGATGAGTGTGTTGCCCAGGTCCCGCAGCCGCTGGAGGGTCTCGATGAGTCGGGTGTTGTCGCGCTGGTGCAGGCCGATACTGGGCTCGTCCAGGACGTAGAGGACGCCCACTAGGCCTGAGCCGATCTGGGTGGCCAGGCGGATGCGCTGGGCCTCGCCCCCGGAGAGCGTGGCCGCACCACGGGCCAGGCTGAGGTAGTCCAGCCCCACGTCCACAAGGAAGCCGAGGCGCGCGTTGATCTCGGTCAGGACGCTTCCGGCGATCTGGGCGGCCTGGCCGGTCAGGTTGAGGTCGGCCAGGAAGTCGCGGGCCTCGTTGATCGGAAGCTCGCACAGCTGAGCGATGGACAGCTCGCCCACGCGCACGGCCAGCACCTCGGGCTTGAGGCGGGCTCCGTCGCAGACGGGGCAGGGGATCTCACGCATGTAGGCCTGGTAGCGCTCCCGGGACCAGTCGGACTCAGTCTCGTCGTGCTTGCGCATGACGTAGTCGAGCACGCCCTCGAATCCGGTGGAGTAGATGCGTTCACGCCCCCAGCGGTTGCGGTAGGTGACCTTGACCTCGTAGTCCTTACCTCGCAGGATCGCCTCACGAGCCCGCGCAGGCAGGGCGCGCCAGGGGGTGTCGACGTCGAAGGAGAGCTCCTTGCCCAGGGCCTCAAGCTGGCGGGTGAAGTACTTCTGGTGGCTCGACCAGGGGGCGACGGCGCCCTCGGCCAGGGTGAGCTCCTCGTCGGGGACGACGAGCTCGGGGTCCACCTCGAGCCGGGTGCCGATTCCGGTGCAGGCGGGGCAGGCGCCGTAGGGGGCGTTGAAGGAGAAGGTGCGGGGCTCCATCTCGTCCAGGGCCAGGGGGTGCTCGTTGGGGCAGGCGCGCTTCTCAGAGTAGCGCCGCTCCCGGTGGGGGTCGTCCTCGGGTAGATCGACCAGCTCAATAATGACCAGGCCCTCCGCCAGCCCCAGTGCTGTCTCGACGGAGTCGGTGAGGCGCTGACGAATACCCTCGCGGACGACGAGGCGGTCGACAATGACCTCGATGTCGTGCTTGAGGCGCTTGTTGAGGGTCGGGGGGTTGTCGAGGCGCTCGGCGGCGCCGTCGACGCGCACCCGGTTGAAGCCGCGTCCGCGCAACTCGGTGAAGAGCTCGGAGTACTCGCCCTTGCGGCCCCGCACCACCGGGGCGAGAACCTGGAAGCGAGTGCCCTCGGGCAGGGCGCGGACCTGGTCCACGATCTGCTGCGGGGTCTGGGAGGAGATGACGGCGTCACAGACCGGGCAGTGCTGGATGCCGGCCCGCGCGTAGAGCAGACGCAGGTAGTCGTAGATCTCTGTCACGGTGCCCACCGTGGACCGGGGGTTGCGCGAGGTGGACTTCTGGTCGATGGACACCGCCGGGCTCAGGCCCTCGATGAGCTCGACGTCGGGTTTGTCCATCTGCCCGAGGAACTGACGGGCGTAGGAGGACAGGGACTCCACGTAGCGGCGCTGCCCCTCGGCGAAGATCGTGTCGAAGGCGAGGGAGGACTTGCCCGAGCCCGACAGTCCGGTGAAGACGATCATCGTGTCGCGCGGCAGGTCCAGGTCGACGCCCTTGAGATTGTGCTCGCGGGCCCCACGGATGATGAGAGAGTCGTTCACGGGATTCGAGTCTAAGGGGTGAGCGCACATCCCGTGCGTCGCACATGTGTTCGACGTGTCTCATGGCCAGGACACCGGAAGAATGACCGTGCTCCCGGGTTCTCACCACGGTCGGAGCGAGCACCCCTATGCTGAGGCCATGAGCAAGATCTACGCCGTCGAGTACCACTACGTCACTGACAAGGACGAGGAGATGGCCGCTGTCCGTCCCTCGCACCGCGCTTTCAACGGCCGCCTGGCCGACGAGGGCCGGCTGCTGGCCGCCGGCCCCTATGTGGGCACCCACGATGCCCTCATCGTCGTGCGGGCCGAGGACGAGGCCGGTGCACTGGCCCTCCTCGAGGACGATCCTTTCCAGCAGGCCGGCTTCATCTCTGAGCGCATTCCACGCGAGTGGAACCCCGTCATCGGGGTCCTGGCCTGATCCAGTCTGCCTCTGGCTGAGGCACCGGCCTTCACGCGCGGCCGGTGACCCCAGTCCCTGACCACGGGGCACGGCTCTTAGCCGCGGTCGCCCACGATCCGGCGTCGCACCAGGTGGACCAGCTCAATGCCGCCAACGGCCAGGCCCGCCATGAGCGCGATGACCCACCACACCCCAGGGGTGGGCCAGGCCAGCAGGAAGAAGGCGCGCACCGGTGGGGCGACGACGCCGAGGACCGCGATCGTCCCCATGAGAGCGACCAGCCCCAGTCGCCAGCTCGTCAATGGTCTGGCAGTGAGCGTGAGCAGCCACAGCCCGCAGGTGATGAGGACCAGGGTCGTCGCCGTGGTCACCTGGGCGCGCGGGGCGTGGGTGAGCGTCAACCAGAGGTAGGTGGACAGCGTAACGGTGCCCGCCATGAGCCCGGCCGGTACGCACAGGCTGAGCACCCGCCCGAGAAAGCCCTCCCGGTAGCGCTGGTTGCTGGGGGCCAGGGCCAGGACGAAGGCGGGGATCCCGATCGTCAGTGAGGAGACGACCGTGAACTGGCGGGGCAGGAACGGGTAAGCGACCGCCATGGCCGACACGACGACGGCGATGAGCGAGGCGTAGATGGTCTTGGCCAGGAACAGCGAGGCGATGCGCTCGGTGTTGGCCATGACGCGGCGCCCCTGAGCCACGACCCCGGGAAGGGCCGAGAACTCTCCCTTGAGCAGCACCAGGCGCGCCACCGCCTTGGTCGCCGGCGCTCCGTTGCCCATGGCGATGCCGAGGTCGGCGTCCTTGAGCGCCAGGGCGTCGTTGACGCCGTCCCCGGTCATCGCGACGACGTGCCCTCGGGACTTCATCGCCCGCACCAGTGCCCGTTTCTGTTCGGGCGTGACGCGTCCTAGGACACTGGCGCGCTCAACCGCGTCGGCCAGGCGCTCCAGGTCCTCCTCCGTCTCCTGCCCGCTACCCGCTCCGGCAGGCAGGGTACGTGCGTCCAGGACGACGAGCTCGCCGCCGTCGGGTGCGGTGACTCCGGCCTGACGGGCGACCGCGGTCACCGTCTCGGGGCTGTCCCCGGAGATGACCTTGGCGTCGACCCCCTGCTGGCGGAAGTAGGCCAGGGTCTCCGCGGCGTCGGGGCGGATCTCCTCGGTGAGGATCACGACCCCTGCGGCCTCAAGATCATCGGGAAGCCGCGGGTCCTCCTCCCCCGGAGCCAAGGTCCAGGGCGAGCGCGAGCGGGCCAGGGCCACGACGCGCATCCCCTGCGCGGCGATCTGACGGGCACGATCCAGCACTGACGCGTTGTATCCGGCCAGGACGATCTCGGGGGCGCCGAGCACCCAGGTTGTGCCGAAGCTGTCGCGAACCGCGGACCACTTGCGGCGCGAGGAGAAGGGCACTGACTCCACACCGGCCCTGCTGCCGGCGCCGGCTGACGACAGCGCCTCTTGAAGTCCTTGTGCACCGAGCCACTCGGAATCAGCGAGCCCGTCCCTGATGGCGTCGGCGGTGGCATTGGCCTCCCCCACCGTACTGAGAAGTGCGAGCGCCGAGAGCACCTCGGGAGGAGCCTCACCGCCGTCGGGCCCCTGGATCTCACCGAGGCGGATGCGGCCAGTGGTGATGGTGCCGGTCTTGTCCAGGCACAGGGTGTCGACCCGGGCCAGGACCTCGACGGCGGGCAGCTCCTGAACCAGGACGTTACGCCTGGCAAGGGCCAGGGAGGCGGTGGCGAAGTTGACCGAGGTCAGGAGCACCAGACCCTGGGGCACCATGCTGACCACGCCCGCGATGCCGGCGACGACCGCGTGGCGCCAGGCGCCGCTGCTCCAGGCCTCGCCGACGCTTCCGCTCAACCGCAGCTGGGACCACACCAGGACCAGAGCCACGGGCACGATGACCCAGCTGATCCAGTGCAGCACCCGGTTGGTCCCGGCCTGCAGCTCGCTGACGACGAGTGAGTACTTGCGGGCCTCCCGGGCCAGCCGGTGGGCGTAGGCGTTCCCGCCGACTGCGGTGGTGCGGAACAGCCCAGTCCCGGCCGTCACCGTGGTCCCGGACATGACCTTCGCTCCACTCACGGGGCGCACCGGCCGGGACTCGCCGGTGAGGATCGACTCATCGATCTCCAGGCCGTCGCTGGCCATAACCTCCCCGTCGGCCGGCACCTGCTGGCCGGCTGCGAGCCGTACGACGTCATCGAGAACGACCTGGCCGACGGCCACCTCGGTCTCGGCCCCATCCCTGACGACGATGGCGCGGGGAGTCTCCAGCACGGACAGACGGTCCAGGGCACGCTTGGCGCGGATCTCCGCCAGGGTTCCGGTGGCGGTGTTGAGCACAAGGACGAAACCGAACAGCGCATCCGCCCAGTGCCCCAGCGCCAGGACAAGCACCAGTGCGGCGCCGAGGATGCCGTTGAAGATCGTGAAGACATTGGCTCGCAGAATCTGCGCGGCGCTGCGGGAGGTCCGCTCGCGGTACTCGTTGGTCCGTCCGGTGCTGACGCGCTCGGCGACCTGGGCGGCGCTGAGCCCGCTGACCGAGGACTCAGGGGGATGCGTGGTGCTCACACGTCACACAGTAGTGAATCGGTCAAAGAGTGCCCCTCCTCCTGGGGGCCGAGACCTCAGGATGCCGCCTCCACGCGCCGGGCATCTGCCCGCGACTTGAGGACCGAGGCGATGACCGTGACCAGGACGGTGCTGATGATGACGCTCAGGGACACTCCGATCGACGCCTCGGGGATGGCGTGCCACTCCTGGCCCCCGTTGATGAAGGGGACCTCATTGGTGTGCAGGGCGTGAACGATGAGCTTGAAGCCGATGAAGCCAAGAATGACCGCCAGGCCGTAGTGGAGGTAGACGAGTCGGTCGAGCAGCCCGTCAATGAGGAAGTAGAGCTGGCGCAGGCCCAGCAGGGAGAAGGCGTTCGCGGAGAAGACCAGGAAGGGCTCGCTGGTCAGGGAGTAGATCGCGGGGATGGAGTCGACGGCGAACATGACATCGGCGGTACCGATGGCAATGATGCACAGCATCATGGGAGTAATCATGGTGCGCCCGGCGTGGCGGTGAATGACCTTGCCGCCCACGAAGCCGTCGGTCATGGGGATGACGCGGGCGACGAGCTTGACGAAGCCGCTGGGCCTGTACTCCTCGTCATCGTCGTCGGGCTCCTGGACGCCCTCCCGGGCCTGGGAGAAAGCGGTCCACAGGAGCCAGGCCCCGAAGAAGTAGAACACCCAGGAGAAGTTCTCGATGAGCGCGGCGCCAGCGAGGATGAAGATGAGCCGGAGAACAAGGGCGATGACGATGCCGGCGAGGAGCACCTCCTGCTGGTACTTCCGGGGCACCTTGAAGGAGGACATCATGATGACGAAGACGAAGAGGTTGTCGATGCTCAGCGCCTTCTCGGTGATGTAGCCGGCCA
This region of Actinomyces oris genomic DNA includes:
- the uvrA gene encoding excinuclease ABC subunit UvrA, which codes for MNDSLIIRGAREHNLKGVDLDLPRDTMIVFTGLSGSGKSSLAFDTIFAEGQRRYVESLSSYARQFLGQMDKPDVELIEGLSPAVSIDQKSTSRNPRSTVGTVTEIYDYLRLLYARAGIQHCPVCDAVISSQTPQQIVDQVRALPEGTRFQVLAPVVRGRKGEYSELFTELRGRGFNRVRVDGAAERLDNPPTLNKRLKHDIEVIVDRLVVREGIRQRLTDSVETALGLAEGLVIIELVDLPEDDPHRERRYSEKRACPNEHPLALDEMEPRTFSFNAPYGACPACTGIGTRLEVDPELVVPDEELTLAEGAVAPWSSHQKYFTRQLEALGKELSFDVDTPWRALPARAREAILRGKDYEVKVTYRNRWGRERIYSTGFEGVLDYVMRKHDETESDWSRERYQAYMREIPCPVCDGARLKPEVLAVRVGELSIAQLCELPINEARDFLADLNLTGQAAQIAGSVLTEINARLGFLVDVGLDYLSLARGAATLSGGEAQRIRLATQIGSGLVGVLYVLDEPSIGLHQRDNTRLIETLQRLRDLGNTLIVVEHDEDTIRSADWIVDIGPGAGELGGEVVYSGDVAGLTGAEGSITGDYLARRREIEIPATRRKRDKNREVTVVGARENNLKDVTVSFPLGVLTAVTGVSGSGKSSLVNSILYQVLANRLNRARGVPGRHKTVRGVEHLDKVVHVDQSPIGRTPRSNPATYTGVWDHIRKIFAAVPESKVRGYGPGRFSFNVKGGRCESCKGDGTLKIEMNFLPDVYVPCEVCHGARYNRETLEIRYKDKTVADVLDMTIHQAAEFFSASSVISRHLNTLVEVGLGYVRLGQSATTLSGGEAQRVKLATELQRRSTGRTIYVLDEPTTGLHFEDIRKLLGVLQGLVDKGNSVVVIEHNLDVIANADWVIDMGPEGGKGGGTVVVAGTPEKVAATEASYTGQFLAPVLEAGRG
- a CDS encoding YciI family protein, giving the protein MSKIYAVEYHYVTDKDEEMAAVRPSHRAFNGRLADEGRLLAAGPYVGTHDALIVVRAEDEAGALALLEDDPFQQAGFISERIPREWNPVIGVLA
- a CDS encoding HAD-IC family P-type ATPase; translation: MSTTHPPESSVSGLSAAQVAERVSTGRTNEYRERTSRSAAQILRANVFTIFNGILGAALVLVLALGHWADALFGFVLVLNTATGTLAEIRAKRALDRLSVLETPRAIVVRDGAETEVAVGQVVLDDVVRLAAGQQVPADGEVMASDGLEIDESILTGESRPVRPVSGAKVMSGTTVTAGTGLFRTTAVGGNAYAHRLAREARKYSLVVSELQAGTNRVLHWISWVIVPVALVLVWSQLRLSGSVGEAWSSGAWRHAVVAGIAGVVSMVPQGLVLLTSVNFATASLALARRNVLVQELPAVEVLARVDTLCLDKTGTITTGRIRLGEIQGPDGGEAPPEVLSALALLSTVGEANATADAIRDGLADSEWLGAQGLQEALSSAGAGSRAGVESVPFSSRRKWSAVRDSFGTTWVLGAPEIVLAGYNASVLDRARQIAAQGMRVVALARSRSPWTLAPGEEDPRLPDDLEAAGVVILTEEIRPDAAETLAYFRQQGVDAKVISGDSPETVTAVARQAGVTAPDGGELVVLDARTLPAGAGSGQETEEDLERLADAVERASVLGRVTPEQKRALVRAMKSRGHVVAMTGDGVNDALALKDADLGIAMGNGAPATKAVARLVLLKGEFSALPGVVAQGRRVMANTERIASLFLAKTIYASLIAVVVSAMAVAYPFLPRQFTVVSSLTIGIPAFVLALAPSNQRYREGFLGRVLSLCVPAGLMAGTVTLSTYLWLTLTHAPRAQVTTATTLVLITCGLWLLTLTARPLTSWRLGLVALMGTIAVLGVVAPPVRAFFLLAWPTPGVWWVIALMAGLAVGGIELVHLVRRRIVGDRG
- a CDS encoding TerC family protein, coding for MDVHILGWIGLAAIILTLIVIDIVGHVRTPHEPTMKEAAVWSVAYIGMALVFGGIVWFVWGGGFAQEYLAGYITEKALSIDNLFVFVIMMSSFKVPRKYQQEVLLAGIVIALVLRLIFILAGAALIENFSWVFYFFGAWLLWTAFSQAREGVQEPDDDDEEYRPSGFVKLVARVIPMTDGFVGGKVIHRHAGRTMITPMMLCIIAIGTADVMFAVDSIPAIYSLTSEPFLVFSANAFSLLGLRQLYFLIDGLLDRLVYLHYGLAVILGFIGFKLIVHALHTNEVPFINGGQEWHAIPEASIGVSLSVIISTVLVTVIASVLKSRADARRVEAAS